The Apium graveolens cultivar Ventura chromosome 6, ASM990537v1, whole genome shotgun sequence genome contains a region encoding:
- the LOC141666124 gene encoding uncharacterized protein LOC141666124, with product MDIEGEKWVTLPKYSDRYRKGVEAFVNQAFSRYAIGNELKCPCKKCGNRFWSGAKAIHEHLVCNGPCPHSVEWIYEVSTHEIDRVADEMDINIGLGLGDEFDAMIHNAYGTNDVTDHIGRTGLNDDARKFYRLVKEGGQPLYPECKKFSRLSFLVRLYQLKCIHGFSEIGFSDLLELIKEVFPHVNLPSSFSTAKGMIKDLGLDYQKIHACPNDCMLFWAVNERLENCAKCGTSRWRVVEKKAKARSDANIELASNPKIPAKVMRYIPLKPRLQRMFLSSDFSSSMTWHALSRKKDGPLMHPAGGKGWKSMDSKYPEFAAEMRNVRLGLAADGFNPYGSMNISHSTWPVVLVIYNLPPWLIMKPENLILSTLIPGPVYPGNEIDVYMQPLIAELKELWAVGIETYNARLYNTFKLHASLLWTISDFPGYGILSGWSTKGKLACPSCHYETSSTYLKHSKKVVYLNHQKFLPPDHKWRSDRRRFNGDVEMLSCPDILSGAEVEELLRGYENDFGKPLKRNRGTSDCPWKKKSIFFELPYWSNNMVRHNLDVMHIEKNICDKILGTLLNIGGKTKDHLNARQDLEEMGIRKDLHPVKCDDKHVEIRASSFDMTKKEKEIFCSVLMNAKLPYGSTSNISRCVQMNERKISGYKSHDAHFIQQFLL from the coding sequence ATGGATATTGAAGGAGAGAAATGGGTAACACTTCCCAAGTACAGTGATAGATATAGGAAGGGAGTTGAAGCTTTTGTTAACCAAGCATTTTCCCGATATGCCATAGGAAACGAGCTTAAGTGCCCTTGTAAGAAATGTGGTAATCGTTTTTGGAGTGGTGCTAAGGCTATACACGAACATCTAGTCTGTAATGGTCCTTGTCCCCATTCCGTTGAATGGATTTACGAGGTCTCAACCCATGAGATAGATAGGGTTGCTGATGAGATGGATATTAATATAGGTCTAGGTCTTGGAGATGAATTTGATGCTATGATACATAATGCATATGGTACTAATGACGTTACTGACCACATTGGTAGAACAGGACTAAACGATGATGCAAGGAAATTTTATCGCCTTGTTAAGGAGGGTGGACAACCGTTATATCCCGAGTGCAAAAAATTTAGTCGATTAAGTTTCTTAGTTAGGCTTTATCAACTAAAGTGCATTCATGGATTTAGCGAAATAGGATTTAGTGACTTACTTGAATTGATAAAGGAGGTTTTCCCTCATGTAAATCTTCCGTCTTCTTTTAGTACGGCAAAGGGTATGATTAAAGACCTAGGACTTGATTACCAAAAGATACATGCATGTCCAAATGACTGCATGCTCTTTTGGGCAGTAAACGAGAGGCTGGAGAATTGTGCTAAGTGTGGAACATCAAGATGGAGAGTAGTTGAAAAGAAGGCGAAGGCCAGGTCTGATGCAAACATAGAACTAGCATCGAATCCTAAAATCCCGGCTAAAGTGATGAGATACATCCCTTTAAAGCCAAGGCTGCAGAGAATGTTCTTGAGCTCTGATTTCTCGAGCTCAATGACATGGCATGCTTTATCACGAAAGAAAGATGGACCTTTAATGCATCCGGCTGGTGGAAAGGGTTGGAAGTCGATGGATAGTAAATATCCTGAATTTGCTGCCGAAATGCGAAATGTACGATTGGGTTTAGCGGCAGACGGTTTCAATCCATATGGATCAATGAACATATCTCATAGCACCTGGCCAGTAGTGCTCGTAATTTATAACCTCCCCCCCTGGTTAATCATGAAACCCGAAAATCTAATTCTTTCAACCTTAATCCCTGGTCCAGTTTATCCCGGTAATGAAATTGACGTGTATATGCAACCGTTAATTGCAGAGTTGAAGGAGTTATGGGCTGTTGGAATAGAAACTTATAATGCAAGGTTATACAACACATTTAAGCTACACGCAAGCCTATTATGGACGATAAGTGATTTCCCTGGATATGGGATTTTATCCGGTTGGAGCACGAAAGGAAAGCTGGCTTGTCCTTCATGTCACTATGAGACCTCATCAACATATTTGAAACATAGTAAGAAGGTTGTGTATTTAAACCATCAAAAGTTTCTCCCTCCAGATCACAAGTGGAGGTCCGATAGGCGCAGATTTAACGGAGATGTGGAAATGCTATCATGTCCTGATATATTAAGCGGAGCAGAGGTTGAAGAACTATTGCGTGGTTACGAAAATGATTTTGGGAAGCCGCTGAAAAGAAATAGAGGAACATCAGATTGCCCTTGGAAGAAGAAGTCCATTTTTTTCGAGCTACCATATTGGAGCAATAATATGGTTAGGCATAACTTAGATGTTATGCACATTGAGAAGAACATTTGTGACAAGATTTTGGGGACATTGTTAAATATCGGAGGCAAGACAAAGGACCATCTTAATGCTCGTCAAGATTTGGAAGAAATGGGGATTAGAAAAGACCTTCACCCTGTCAAATGTGATGATAAACATGTTGAAATTAGGGCATCTAGTTTTGATATGACCAAAAAAGAGAAAGAGATCTTCTGTTCAGTTCTGATGAATGCTAAGCTACCATACGGATCTACATCAAATATCAGCCGGTGCGTTCAAATGAATGAGCGAAAGATATCGGGTTACAAAAGTCATGACGCGCATTTTATTCAGCAATTTCTATTATAA